One genomic region from Thermoleptolyngbya sichuanensis A183 encodes:
- a CDS encoding peptidoglycan-binding domain-containing protein, with protein MSLRLFLQSGVAACGPIGSTRSLALWLGVAIASLFATVSPSLAQSVGSSAAGSPAQGQPIRLSQAALDDTLQLNDSSDAVAQLQTRLTQLGYYSGPISGTFGPLTQEAVIKFQEAQGLTADGIVGPATASALARAGSPASGAVSSSDSLLQVGDTGPAVTALQQRLTTAGYYQGPVDSIFGSQTEAAVLAFQQARGLTVDGIAGPATLAALANAPQAIAQTSPPATPSANPQGSAQPVSPQPITAAPPPVQSAPVEQPGLVTTQPPGVVDPASPVVSVPPIAPTAPPIATAPPVSPNPVLPPPSAGVLELQKQLSERGLYQGPLDGVMDLATQQAIEQAQRNHGLSLGDWAP; from the coding sequence ATGTCCTTACGTCTTTTTCTACAGTCCGGCGTTGCAGCCTGCGGCCCAATCGGCTCGACTCGCTCCCTGGCGCTTTGGCTGGGGGTGGCGATCGCCAGCCTGTTTGCAACGGTGTCCCCCTCCCTAGCGCAATCCGTCGGATCGTCTGCGGCCGGATCACCCGCGCAGGGGCAGCCGATTCGGCTCAGTCAGGCCGCCCTCGACGACACACTCCAACTCAACGACAGCAGCGATGCCGTTGCCCAACTGCAAACCCGACTGACGCAATTGGGCTACTACAGCGGGCCAATTTCGGGAACCTTTGGGCCGCTGACGCAGGAAGCCGTTATCAAATTTCAGGAGGCGCAAGGTCTGACGGCTGATGGCATTGTGGGACCGGCAACGGCATCGGCTTTGGCTCGTGCAGGGAGTCCTGCGTCGGGAGCGGTTTCGTCGTCCGATTCTCTCCTGCAAGTGGGAGATACAGGGCCAGCGGTGACGGCCCTGCAACAGCGGCTAACTACAGCAGGTTATTACCAAGGCCCCGTAGACAGCATCTTCGGTTCACAGACGGAAGCGGCGGTGCTGGCCTTTCAACAAGCACGGGGGCTAACGGTAGACGGCATCGCGGGGCCGGCGACCTTGGCGGCGCTGGCAAATGCTCCCCAGGCGATCGCCCAAACCAGCCCCCCCGCCACACCTTCAGCCAATCCTCAAGGTTCTGCCCAGCCTGTTTCCCCGCAGCCGATTACCGCTGCGCCGCCGCCCGTCCAGTCCGCCCCTGTCGAACAGCCCGGCCTAGTGACGACCCAACCGCCCGGAGTCGTTGACCCAGCCAGCCCGGTCGTCTCTGTGCCGCCGATCGCCCCTACCGCACCCCCCATTGCCACAGCCCCGCCAGTCTCACCAAATCCTGTACTGCCGCCGCCCAGCGCAGGCGTATTAGAGTTGCAAAAGCAGCTATCGGAGCGGGGGCTGTATCAGGGTCCGCTGGATGGCGTGATGGATCTGGCTACTCAGCAGGCAATCGAGCAGGCGCAGCGCAACCACGGCCTTAGTCTGGGAGATTGGGCCCCTTAG
- a CDS encoding phosphate-starvation-inducible PsiE family protein, with protein MQTPLKSDSGDRLSWLTRDHLVHALETIQDWIVISLCVGLFSFMVLQIRQMFLSLLPPLNFQEVTADILFLLILVELFRLLIIYLQEQRVSIGVAVEVSIVSVLREVIVRGVLETSSTQILSACAFLVVMALLLVVRVWLPPTFEGIDPEKFVSRRRRAAWGEFPTRTDDRATQMRDTGP; from the coding sequence ATGCAAACGCCGCTTAAGTCTGATTCGGGCGATCGCCTCTCCTGGCTCACCCGCGATCATCTAGTTCACGCCCTCGAAACCATTCAAGACTGGATTGTGATTTCGCTCTGCGTGGGTTTGTTTAGCTTCATGGTGCTGCAAATTCGCCAGATGTTTTTGTCGCTGCTGCCACCGCTCAATTTTCAAGAAGTCACCGCCGACATTCTGTTTCTGCTGATCTTGGTGGAGCTATTTCGGCTATTGATTATTTACCTGCAAGAACAGCGCGTGTCCATTGGCGTGGCAGTTGAGGTTTCGATTGTGTCGGTGCTGCGCGAAGTGATTGTGCGCGGCGTGCTGGAAACGTCTTCTACGCAGATTCTCTCGGCCTGCGCCTTTTTGGTGGTGATGGCGCTGCTTCTAGTGGTAAGGGTGTGGCTGCCACCCACGTTTGAGGGCATCGACCCTGAAAAGTTTGTGTCTCGTCGTCGCCGCGCTGCCTGGGGCGAGTTTCCTACTCGGACTGACGATCGGGCCACCCAGATGAGAGATACTGGCCCTTAG
- a CDS encoding diflavin flavoprotein, producing the protein MVALVDRAQKRLTLQTAPLAADTTAIRSLDWDRDRFDIEFALENGTTYNSFLIRGDKVALIDTSHEKFRQLYLDCLTGLIDPVEIDYLIISHTEPDHSGLVKDVLQLNPKITVVGAKVAIQFLEDLVHQPFERKLVKSGDRLDLGQGHELEFVSAPNLHWPDTIFTYDHKTQILYTCDAFGMHFCDERTYDEDLAPLESDYKLYYDCLMGPNARSVLAALKRIGELPDIQTIATGHGPLLRHHVPEMMGLYRDWSQAQAKAATTVAVFYTADYAHSERLAQAIAHGISKTDVAVELVDLKVAEPHEISVLVSIAAGLVIGMPPQSGPDAVSTKAALSTILAAAHAKQAVGLFESGGGDDESVYPLRNRFQEIGLTEAFAPILIKETPTDATLQLCHEAGTDLGQWLTRDRSIKQMKSLDNDLDKALGRLSGGLYIITAQKNDAASAMLASWVAQASLEPLGISIAVAKDRAIESFMHVGDRFVLNVLEEGNYQPLMKHFLKRFPPGADRFAGIKTYPAANGSPILADALAYLECEVVSRMECSDHWIVYSRVDTGRVSKPDSLTAVHHRKVGNHY; encoded by the coding sequence ATGGTGGCTCTAGTAGACCGCGCCCAAAAGCGACTCACCCTCCAAACTGCGCCCCTCGCAGCAGACACGACCGCGATTCGCTCACTCGACTGGGATCGCGATCGCTTTGACATCGAGTTTGCCCTAGAAAACGGCACCACCTACAACTCCTTCCTGATCCGCGGTGACAAGGTAGCGCTGATCGACACCTCCCACGAAAAGTTTCGCCAGCTTTATCTAGACTGCCTCACCGGGCTGATTGATCCAGTCGAGATCGACTATCTCATCATCAGCCATACAGAACCCGACCACAGCGGTCTGGTGAAAGACGTGCTGCAACTGAACCCAAAAATCACCGTCGTCGGCGCAAAGGTGGCGATCCAGTTCCTCGAAGACCTGGTGCATCAGCCCTTCGAGCGCAAGCTGGTGAAAAGCGGCGATCGCCTCGATTTGGGTCAGGGTCACGAACTGGAATTCGTCTCTGCGCCCAACTTGCACTGGCCCGACACCATCTTTACCTATGACCACAAGACGCAGATCCTCTACACCTGCGATGCCTTCGGGATGCACTTCTGCGACGAGCGCACCTACGACGAAGACCTTGCACCGCTGGAGTCCGACTATAAGCTGTATTACGACTGCCTGATGGGCCCCAACGCCCGCTCGGTGCTGGCGGCGCTGAAGCGGATTGGCGAACTGCCGGATATTCAAACCATCGCCACGGGGCATGGGCCGCTGCTGCGCCACCACGTTCCCGAAATGATGGGCCTCTACCGCGACTGGAGCCAGGCCCAGGCCAAAGCAGCCACCACGGTCGCCGTGTTTTACACCGCTGACTATGCCCACAGCGAACGACTGGCCCAGGCGATCGCCCACGGCATTAGCAAGACCGACGTGGCCGTGGAACTAGTGGACTTGAAGGTGGCAGAACCCCACGAAATCAGCGTGCTGGTGAGCATTGCCGCAGGGCTGGTGATTGGGATGCCGCCACAGTCTGGCCCCGACGCAGTTTCTACCAAAGCCGCCCTCAGCACGATCCTGGCCGCAGCCCACGCCAAGCAGGCGGTTGGTCTGTTTGAAAGTGGTGGTGGTGATGACGAATCGGTCTACCCGCTGCGGAATCGTTTTCAGGAAATTGGGCTGACGGAAGCCTTCGCGCCGATTTTGATCAAGGAAACGCCGACCGACGCGACGCTGCAACTTTGCCACGAAGCCGGAACCGACCTGGGGCAATGGCTGACGCGCGATCGCTCGATCAAACAAATGAAGTCGCTGGACAACGACTTGGACAAAGCCTTGGGTCGCCTCAGCGGCGGACTCTACATTATCACTGCTCAAAAGAACGATGCCGCCAGCGCCATGCTAGCGTCTTGGGTGGCCCAGGCCAGCCTGGAACCGCTGGGTATTTCCATTGCGGTGGCCAAGGATCGGGCAATTGAGTCCTTCATGCATGTGGGCGATCGCTTTGTGCTGAACGTGCTGGAAGAAGGCAACTATCAGCCGCTCATGAAGCACTTCCTAAAGCGCTTCCCGCCGGGTGCCGATCGCTTTGCAGGCATCAAAACCTATCCCGCCGCCAACGGCTCGCCCATTTTGGCCGATGCCCTTGCTTACCTGGAGTGCGAAGTCGTCAGCCGGATGGAGTGCAGCGACCACTGGATCGTCTATAGCCGCGTAGACACGGGTCGCGTCTCCAAGCCCGACTCGCTGACAGCGGTTCACCACCGCAAAGTGGGTAATCATTATTAG
- a CDS encoding Uma2 family endonuclease — MNLTLHLGTAIALTDEQFERLARANRDVRIERSATGELILLPPTGGETGNRNLDISGQLWLWNRTARLGVAFDSSTGFRLPNGAIRSPDAAWVRQERWNALAPEDRKRFPPLCPDFVIELCSESDDWPVLQAKMRKYIENGLVLGWLIDPRTRQFEVYRRDRPPERLENPASLPEEGFLPGFVLDLSGIWLSE, encoded by the coding sequence ATGAACCTCACTCTCCACCTGGGAACGGCGATCGCACTGACCGACGAGCAGTTCGAGCGGTTGGCGCGGGCAAATCGAGATGTGCGAATCGAGCGATCTGCAACAGGAGAACTGATTCTGTTGCCACCCACAGGCGGAGAGACCGGAAACCGAAATCTTGATATCTCAGGGCAGCTTTGGCTATGGAATCGTACAGCAAGGCTGGGCGTTGCCTTCGACTCATCTACTGGCTTTCGGTTGCCCAATGGCGCAATTCGATCGCCCGATGCGGCCTGGGTTCGGCAAGAGCGCTGGAATGCCCTAGCGCCTGAAGATCGCAAACGGTTTCCACCGCTCTGTCCGGATTTTGTCATCGAGCTTTGTTCCGAGTCGGACGACTGGCCGGTGCTGCAAGCCAAGATGCGGAAATACATCGAAAACGGTTTGGTGTTGGGCTGGCTAATCGACCCCAGGACGCGGCAGTTCGAGGTGTATCGGCGCGATCGCCCGCCAGAACGCCTGGAAAACCCTGCATCGCTGCCGGAGGAAGGCTTTCTTCCCGGTTTTGTCCTGGATTTATCGGGAATCTGGCTGTCCGAGTGA
- the hpsU gene encoding hormogonium polysaccharide biosynthesis acetyltransferase HpsU, whose product MAEKGQDSAELSNPTPIGPAAERRLAAEGSVPEPGLDAPPLVDLRQYDPRGFVRGRPGWVVMLWWLVQAIAFPLTLHSHHAPRRALLRLFGAKIGRGVVIRPTARFTYPWKVEIGDHSWVGDNVVFYSLAPIRVGTHCVISQKTYLCTGSHDVTDPAFGLITGAIAIGNGAWIAADCFIAPGVKIGANTVIGARSAVFHSMPAQTVCWGSPCQVRGDRQILPKPKLH is encoded by the coding sequence ATGGCAGAAAAAGGGCAAGATTCTGCTGAGTTGAGCAACCCGACACCGATTGGGCCAGCGGCAGAACGGAGGCTAGCGGCAGAAGGGAGCGTCCCGGAACCTGGGCTGGATGCGCCACCCCTAGTTGATTTGCGGCAATATGACCCACGCGGCTTTGTGCGGGGGCGGCCGGGCTGGGTGGTGATGCTGTGGTGGCTGGTGCAGGCGATCGCCTTTCCGCTGACGCTGCATAGCCACCATGCACCGCGCCGCGCCCTGCTGCGATTGTTTGGGGCAAAGATTGGGCGGGGTGTGGTGATTCGCCCTACGGCTCGATTCACCTATCCCTGGAAAGTCGAGATTGGCGACCATAGCTGGGTGGGGGACAACGTGGTGTTCTACAGCCTTGCCCCGATTCGCGTGGGGACGCACTGCGTCATTTCTCAAAAGACCTACCTGTGTACTGGCAGCCATGACGTGACCGATCCTGCCTTTGGGCTGATCACTGGGGCGATCGCCATCGGCAACGGAGCCTGGATCGCCGCTGACTGCTTTATCGCGCCAGGGGTCAAAATTGGGGCAAATACCGTGATTGGGGCCCGCAGCGCTGTGTTTCACTCCATGCCCGCGCAGACCGTATGCTGGGGGTCGCCCTGCCAAGTGAGGGGCGATCGCCAAATTTTGCCCAAGCCCAAATTACACTAA
- a CDS encoding NF041680 family putative transposase, protein MIFNELQQFRQTLYASLGNARDALFDLMDAVLVSACIVSFVRLSQSPVFRRQWSSTYEALRDSRLPRSKVLKLLVQQIPTQQQPLLAGDASRWNRPAARRLKDRTLSGRTGHAPIAGQNYSTLAWIAEDRGSWALPLRHERITSFETPASKAAFQLKQVTRQLAVRPLAIYDRGYGNASFVNQTAGIEADLLLRVTSNRCVYGAPPAYRGRGAPAKHGHKMKLNDPDTWSVPVETVEVDDPNWGRVRVSRWSAYHFRKSPKRAMEVLRVEVLETQSSTRRLAPLWLVWLGEQMPPLETLWLHYLRRFAIEHWYRFAKQRLYWTHPQFSSVSATEQWSSLMPLLSWQLWLARKDCTDHPLPWQAPQETLTPGRVAQAFAGILAAIGTPAPAPKPRGKSPGRGKGHKPTPRPCYPMVKKRASKRKTSEQSLNSPVATAA, encoded by the coding sequence ATGATTTTCAACGAACTTCAGCAATTTCGCCAAACGTTGTATGCCAGCTTGGGAAACGCCAGAGATGCCCTGTTTGATCTGATGGATGCCGTGTTAGTGAGTGCGTGCATCGTGTCGTTTGTGAGGCTATCGCAGAGTCCTGTCTTTCGTCGCCAGTGGTCGAGCACCTATGAAGCGTTGCGCGATAGCCGCCTACCCCGATCAAAGGTGCTGAAGCTGTTGGTGCAGCAGATACCGACTCAGCAGCAACCGTTGTTGGCAGGTGATGCGAGTCGGTGGAACCGTCCTGCTGCCAGGCGTTTGAAAGACCGCACCTTATCAGGCAGAACAGGACATGCCCCGATAGCCGGACAAAACTACAGTACCTTAGCCTGGATTGCTGAAGACAGGGGCAGTTGGGCATTACCATTGCGGCATGAGCGCATCACCAGCTTTGAAACACCCGCCAGTAAAGCGGCATTCCAACTCAAACAAGTGACTCGGCAGTTAGCGGTGCGTCCGTTGGCGATCTACGACCGAGGGTACGGCAATGCCAGTTTTGTCAACCAAACGGCAGGGATTGAGGCAGACTTGCTGCTGCGGGTTACATCCAATCGATGTGTCTATGGCGCGCCCCCAGCGTATCGAGGGCGAGGCGCACCTGCCAAGCATGGACATAAGATGAAACTCAATGACCCTGACACTTGGAGTGTCCCGGTCGAAACCGTTGAAGTCGATGATCCCAACTGGGGACGAGTGCGGGTCAGTCGTTGGAGTGCATACCATTTCCGCAAATCCCCCAAACGGGCAATGGAAGTGTTGCGCGTGGAGGTGCTGGAGACACAGAGCAGCACGCGACGCTTGGCTCCTTTGTGGTTAGTTTGGCTGGGTGAGCAGATGCCTCCGTTAGAAACCCTGTGGTTGCACTACCTCCGTCGCTTTGCCATTGAACACTGGTATCGCTTTGCCAAGCAGAGGCTATATTGGACACATCCCCAGTTCAGTTCTGTATCGGCAACCGAACAGTGGAGCAGCCTGATGCCGTTGCTCAGTTGGCAGTTGTGGTTAGCGCGAAAGGACTGTACTGACCACCCCTTGCCCTGGCAGGCACCGCAAGAAACGTTGACTCCGGGTCGGGTCGCACAAGCGTTTGCAGGCATTTTGGCAGCGATTGGCACCCCTGCTCCTGCGCCTAAACCTCGTGGTAAATCGCCAGGACGAGGCAAGGGGCACAAGCCAACTCCTCGTCCCTGCTATCCGATGGTCAAAAAACGAGCCTCGAAACGCAAGACATCCGAACAATCCCTGAACAGTCCGGTTGCAACAGCAGCTTAA
- a CDS encoding 2TM domain-containing protein — protein sequence MKPRTVSPLGSPFDSPQVMVDASTTDKRFGEGSRMEFYSQDEVQHILQVAIARQAQSSGTVEHLTRAQLLEIAEELGISPGELHEAEIEWRAQSGEMQERQAFDQARKGRFQRRVTRYLIVNGFLAGCALLASGGASIMGVPYIALFWGMFLALDGWNTYGLTGDRYEDAFRRWQHRHRLKRSVHSLLTRWLKP from the coding sequence ATGAAACCGCGCACAGTATCTCCTCTAGGCTCGCCGTTTGATTCGCCCCAGGTCATGGTTGACGCGAGCACAACGGATAAGAGATTTGGCGAGGGCAGCAGGATGGAGTTTTATAGCCAGGACGAAGTGCAGCATATCCTTCAGGTGGCGATCGCCCGCCAGGCCCAGTCTTCTGGCACGGTGGAGCATCTGACCCGCGCTCAACTGCTGGAAATTGCAGAGGAACTGGGCATTTCTCCCGGCGAACTCCACGAGGCCGAAATTGAGTGGCGGGCCCAAAGCGGCGAGATGCAGGAGCGGCAGGCGTTTGACCAAGCGCGGAAGGGGCGGTTTCAGCGGCGAGTCACGCGCTACTTGATTGTCAACGGATTTTTGGCAGGCTGTGCGCTGCTGGCGAGTGGCGGCGCGAGTATTATGGGAGTACCCTACATTGCGCTGTTTTGGGGCATGTTTTTGGCGCTGGACGGCTGGAATACCTATGGACTGACGGGCGATCGCTATGAAGATGCCTTTCGCAGGTGGCAGCACCGCCATCGCCTCAAGCGCTCTGTACATTCATTGCTGACCCGTTGGCTCAAGCCTTAG
- a CDS encoding serine/threonine-protein kinase has translation MPSDPNIGRILQNRYQLVGLLGQGAMGKVYEARNNLLGGVPVAVKFLSQTLLNQKMRDRFMREATTCALLGQRSMHIVNVTDYGVDEDEIPYYVMEYLKGDSLSEIIMRQPLPLPRFLNLTRQICLGLQCAHEGIPVDGEICPIVHRDIKPSNILVTRDLSMGEVAKILDFGIAKTLQADSNQTNCFMGTLAYSSPEQMEGHELDARSDIYSLGVMMFQMLTGKMPLNADTHSFGGWYRAHHQQPPRSLAEANSSLRVPKALETLIMSCLAKSPGDRPQSANEVIKQLKPFEERYIPGLNVATAIGDTLNKVPVTKTKPPLTSDTIGRAYSWPANKPIGDISFPNPIRTDQGMLPSIWVMLSEQEIFSRQACTRYNQFLFAPAPHPSLLWLTVLYTRKAGARWLSCYLDLKTPQGQQMTRLLSESGQYRLLFFAKEEPQRCANVMTSTIALAQCERLNFSLD, from the coding sequence ATGCCGTCAGACCCGAATATTGGTCGCATACTCCAAAATCGCTATCAGCTTGTCGGCCTGCTGGGGCAGGGGGCGATGGGCAAGGTCTACGAGGCGAGGAATAACCTGCTGGGTGGGGTGCCAGTGGCGGTCAAGTTTTTGTCGCAAACCCTGCTGAATCAAAAGATGCGCGATCGCTTCATGCGCGAAGCCACAACCTGCGCCCTGCTGGGCCAGCGGAGTATGCACATCGTCAACGTGACGGACTACGGCGTAGACGAAGACGAAATTCCCTACTACGTGATGGAATACCTCAAGGGGGATAGCCTGAGCGAAATCATCATGCGCCAGCCGCTGCCCCTGCCCCGCTTTTTGAACCTGACGCGCCAAATTTGCCTGGGCTTGCAGTGTGCCCATGAGGGTATTCCCGTCGATGGCGAGATTTGCCCCATTGTGCATCGCGACATCAAGCCTAGCAACATCCTGGTTACTCGTGACCTAAGTATGGGCGAGGTGGCGAAAATCCTGGACTTTGGAATTGCCAAAACGCTCCAAGCCGACAGCAACCAGACCAACTGTTTCATGGGCACGCTGGCTTACTCTTCACCAGAGCAGATGGAGGGGCACGAGCTAGATGCTCGCTCTGACATCTACAGCTTGGGCGTGATGATGTTTCAAATGCTCACGGGCAAGATGCCGCTGAATGCCGATACCCATAGTTTTGGCGGCTGGTATCGTGCCCACCATCAGCAGCCGCCGCGTTCGCTGGCCGAGGCCAATTCCAGCCTGCGGGTGCCCAAGGCGCTGGAAACACTGATCATGAGCTGCCTGGCCAAGTCGCCGGGCGATCGCCCCCAAAGCGCCAACGAGGTGATTAAGCAGCTCAAGCCATTTGAGGAGCGCTACATTCCGGGACTCAACGTGGCAACGGCCATCGGAGACACGCTCAACAAAGTGCCCGTTACCAAGACCAAACCGCCGCTGACTTCCGACACGATTGGCCGAGCCTATTCCTGGCCTGCCAACAAGCCCATCGGCGACATCTCGTTTCCCAATCCCATCCGTACCGATCAGGGAATGCTGCCTAGCATCTGGGTGATGCTCTCAGAACAGGAAATCTTTTCTCGCCAAGCCTGCACCCGCTACAATCAGTTTCTCTTTGCTCCTGCGCCGCATCCGTCGCTCCTCTGGCTGACGGTGCTATACACGCGCAAAGCGGGCGCACGCTGGCTGTCTTGCTATCTGGACTTGAAAACGCCCCAGGGACAGCAAATGACGCGACTTCTGAGCGAGTCGGGGCAATATCGGCTGCTGTTTTTTGCCAAAGAGGAGCCGCAGCGCTGTGCCAACGTGATGACCTCGACCATTGCCCTAGCCCAATGTGAACGGCTTAACTTTAGTTTGGACTAA
- a CDS encoding SLC13 family permease: MENTPAILALGLFCTVIFLVMTEWIHFTIAAFLGALLLVFTNVMTLNEAIGYIGAGYSTIALFFGVMVLVRSFEPTKIFDYLATQMVILAKGKGSRLLLAITGITSLVCAFLPNATTVMLLAPLLPPLAADVGVDFVPLLILMVLVSNSAGLLTLVGDPATFIVGDAINISFVEYLSRLSLGGAIALLTILLMTPVLFRKIWRTELTNLDQLPHPEINHPRVLSVGAIIVALVLIFFVIGESLPVPVSPAGVALMGAALALLLAHHSKIDTLNNILRDVDWSTLIFFMSIFVLIGGLQKTGVIGGISGILATILGQNIFLGSILLLFLVGLLSSVVPNIPLVVAMVPLLKQYLVNVGMAGQEVLEPSYGGQFPPEVLPLFYAMMFGATLGGNGTLAGASANIVAAGISEQHGRRISFKRFFHYGFPVMVAQLITSALFVTVRFLL; encoded by the coding sequence TTGGAAAACACACCCGCAATTCTTGCTCTGGGCCTGTTTTGCACGGTTATTTTTTTGGTCATGACGGAGTGGATACACTTTACCATCGCCGCTTTTCTGGGGGCGCTGCTGCTGGTGTTTACCAACGTCATGACGCTCAACGAAGCGATTGGCTACATTGGCGCAGGCTATTCCACGATCGCCCTATTTTTTGGCGTAATGGTGCTGGTGCGCTCGTTTGAGCCAACCAAGATTTTCGACTATCTGGCGACCCAAATGGTCATTCTGGCCAAGGGCAAGGGCAGCCGACTGCTGCTGGCGATCACGGGCATCACCTCCCTAGTCTGCGCCTTTTTGCCCAATGCCACGACGGTCATGCTGCTGGCTCCGCTGTTGCCCCCTTTGGCGGCCGACGTGGGCGTAGACTTTGTGCCGCTGCTGATCTTGATGGTGCTGGTGTCCAATAGTGCAGGACTGCTAACGCTGGTGGGCGATCCGGCAACGTTTATCGTGGGCGATGCCATCAACATCAGCTTTGTCGAGTATCTCAGCCGCTTGAGCCTGGGAGGGGCGATCGCCCTGCTCACCATCCTGCTCATGACCCCTGTCCTATTTCGCAAAATCTGGCGGACCGAGCTAACCAACCTCGACCAGTTGCCTCACCCAGAAATCAATCATCCCCGCGTCCTGTCTGTCGGCGCGATTATCGTTGCGCTGGTGCTGATATTTTTCGTCATTGGCGAGTCGCTGCCCGTCCCCGTCTCCCCAGCAGGCGTGGCGCTGATGGGCGCAGCGCTGGCCCTCCTGCTGGCACACCACAGCAAGATTGATACGCTCAACAACATCCTGCGCGACGTGGACTGGAGTACGCTGATTTTCTTTATGTCGATTTTTGTGCTGATTGGCGGCTTGCAAAAGACTGGCGTGATCGGCGGCATCTCTGGCATCCTGGCAACAATTTTGGGACAAAACATTTTCCTGGGTTCCATCCTGCTGCTGTTTTTGGTGGGGCTATTGTCTAGTGTCGTGCCCAACATTCCGCTGGTGGTGGCAATGGTGCCCCTGCTGAAGCAATATCTGGTCAATGTGGGCATGGCAGGCCAGGAAGTGCTGGAACCGAGCTATGGGGGTCAGTTTCCGCCAGAGGTGCTGCCGCTGTTTTATGCCATGATGTTTGGCGCAACGCTGGGCGGCAACGGCACGCTGGCCGGCGCGTCGGCCAATATCGTCGCCGCTGGCATTTCCGAGCAGCACGGCCGCCGCATCTCCTTCAAGCGGTTCTTTCACTACGGCTTTCCGGTGATGGTGGCGCAACTGATTACCAGCGCCCTGTTTGTCACCGTGCGCTTTTTGCTCTGA